In Homo sapiens chromosome 16 unlocalized genomic scaffold, GRCh38.p14 Primary Assembly HSCHR16_RANDOM_CTG1, the following are encoded in one genomic region:
- the LOC105379545 gene encoding uncharacterized protein LOC105379545 → MRGLDQMEIQGVRGCPLAAHLAHGPLKPPCQFPRRTRPTDPAQGEGWSRVLRLPHQRVQEGGEASNGATRAQGCNSARSELGHGGRCLGRSSSPAWVHDPLTSRVRISCWVRSLDTAHLLRNRLRLPMEMRISFWSCPQASGAAHTAAASGWLRPLRLPKRPPHHPRHRPPSSLPWPLRAAPLYAGRSGQGGELGARAPRQGTPEPGELDQERPSAPPEQGRR, encoded by the coding sequence ATGAGAGGGCTGGACCAGATGGAAATTCAGGGGGTAAGGGGATGTCCGCTCGCAGCCCACCTCGCCCATGGGCCCCTCAAGCCTCCCTGCCAGTTCCCACGACGCACCCGCCCCACAGATCCTGCCCAAGGTGAGGGCTGGTCCCGGGTCCTCCGGCTGCCGCATCAGCGAgtgcaggagggaggggaagccTCCAACGGGGCGACTCGGGCTCAAGGATGCAACTCGGCCAGGAGTGAACTCGGGCACGGAGGGAGGTGTCTGGGCCGCTCCTCGAGCCCAGCCTGGGTCCACGACCCCCTTACCTCCAGGGTCCGTATCTCCTGCTGGGTGAGGTCCTTGGACACAGCGCACTTGTTGCGCAACCGGCTCAGGCTGCCAATGGAGATGCGGATAAGCTTCTGGAGCTGCCCACAAGCTTCTGGAGCTGCCCACACTGCTGCAGCGTCTGGCTGGCTGCGGCCCCTGCGCCTCCCAAAGAGGCCGCCGCATCACCCCCGCCACcgccctccttcttctctcccctggCCGCTACGCGCAGCGCCGCTCTATGCAGGCCGCAGCGGCCAAGGCGGGGAGCTCGGGGCGCGGGCGCCTAGGCAAGGAACCCCCGAGCCGGGAGAGCTGGACCAGGAGCGCCCCTCGGCTCCGCCCGAACAAGGACGCCGGTAG